A single region of the Anaerolineales bacterium genome encodes:
- a CDS encoding DegV family protein, whose amino-acid sequence MRVNLVEKCCKPIIQLKDGHPETIARARTMRKATEKIIDLARSAAPIARLAVMHTHFPEGAEGIRAALGDLAPAETILIDVGAATGVQVGPGALGVALLRER is encoded by the coding sequence CTGAGGGTCAATCTCGTTGAAAAATGCTGTAAGCCAATAATTCAACTAAAAGACGGTCACCCCGAAACCATCGCCCGCGCCCGGACGATGCGCAAGGCGACAGAGAAGATTATCGATCTCGCCCGCAGCGCCGCGCCAATCGCCCGCCTTGCCGTAATGCACACCCATTTTCCAGAGGGCGCAGAGGGCATTCGGGCAGCATTGGGCGATCTTGCGCCGGCGGAGACGATCCTCATTGATGTTGGGGCGGCGACGGGCGTCCAGGTTGGTCCCGGCGCGTTAGGCGTGGCGCTCTTGCGGGAGCGTTGA
- a CDS encoding aminopeptidase P family protein, producing MIDFLTDRAARKPEVDSKLDRLRARMVAANIDALHITQNATIAWLTAGALTYIHEATDTSPVSLLVTMDHAYALTDTIEMPRLRDEQGLEALGFEFVVEKWYDKGQALITLTEGKRAVGDSGGGAAIVQELRSVLSPDEVDRFRYAGHLAADAMDEAIRATQVGDSELLLAGRMTSAARARGGISVVNLVASDERVAQYRHPLPARKSVDKYAMLVMCFRYEGLVISLTRFVFFGAIPSELKARRDACARVDTKLILGTHAGRTLGEMFEIAKAGYAAEGFPEAIEEHHQGGSAGYAPREVVARPGLTTIIQPNQAFAWNPSIRGVKSEDTILLTSEGVEILTAMPGFPTIKVTIPEGTLERPDILQM from the coding sequence ATGATTGACTTTCTCACGGATCGGGCTGCTCGCAAACCCGAAGTCGATTCCAAACTTGACCGTCTGCGGGCGCGGATGGTTGCTGCCAATATCGATGCGCTGCACATCACCCAAAACGCCACCATTGCCTGGCTGACAGCGGGGGCGCTCACCTACATCCATGAGGCGACAGATACCAGCCCAGTTTCCCTTCTTGTGACGATGGATCATGCCTATGCCCTCACCGATACAATTGAGATGCCGCGCCTTCGTGATGAACAGGGCTTAGAGGCGTTGGGCTTCGAGTTCGTCGTTGAAAAATGGTACGACAAAGGGCAGGCACTGATTACCCTGACCGAAGGGAAACGCGCCGTTGGGGATTCTGGCGGTGGGGCAGCGATTGTCCAAGAGTTACGGAGCGTGCTATCGCCCGATGAAGTGGATCGTTTCCGCTATGCCGGGCATCTTGCCGCTGATGCGATGGATGAAGCCATTCGCGCCACCCAAGTGGGAGACTCAGAACTGCTCCTCGCCGGACGTATGACCTCGGCGGCGCGGGCGCGGGGCGGGATCAGCGTCGTAAACCTCGTCGCCAGCGACGAACGGGTTGCCCAATACCGTCACCCCCTCCCCGCCCGAAAATCCGTCGATAAATACGCCATGCTCGTCATGTGCTTTCGCTACGAAGGTTTGGTCATTTCCCTAACGCGCTTTGTCTTTTTTGGGGCAATCCCTAGCGAACTCAAAGCGCGGCGGGATGCTTGCGCTCGTGTCGATACCAAGTTGATCTTGGGGACACACGCCGGGCGCACACTTGGGGAGATGTTTGAGATTGCCAAAGCGGGCTATGCCGCAGAGGGCTTTCCAGAGGCAATTGAGGAACACCATCAGGGTGGTTCGGCGGGTTATGCCCCCCGCGAGGTGGTGGCTCGCCCGGGCTTGACGACGATCATCCAGCCGAATCAGGCGTTCGCCTGGAATCCCTCCATTCGCGGGGTGAAATCCGAGGATACGATCCTGCTCACGTCGGAGGGGGTGGAAATCCTCACCGCAATGCCCGGTTTTCCGACGATCAAAGTCACCATACCGGAGGGAACATTAGAGCGTCCCGACATTTTGCAGATGTGA
- the lpdA gene encoding dihydrolipoyl dehydrogenase gives MAQNYDVVVLGAGPGGYVAAIRAAQLGLKTAIIEKQWWGGICLNVGCIPSKALLHNAELAHIVKHRAAEFGFTISGEVQFDYSVAHKRSRSTSDRLVKGVKSLMKKNKIDTYEGWGSFTSATTLEVDLGGGKRETLNAKNVILATGSEVRMLPNTKVTERVKTYLEVILSETLPKSIIIAGAGAIGMEFAYVMHNYGVQVTVVEFMPNVLPLEDEEVSKEMERQYKKMGVSLLTGTRVDKIDEDKDGVTVTVTRDGKVETLRAEWVLQALGWRPRTEGYGLEKTGVKLTERGWIDVDDHLRTNVPGVYAIGDITAKLALAHVASAQGIIAAETIAGVETMPLNYIMMPRCTYCQPQVASFGYTEKQAREKGYEIKVAKFPWQANGKALGMGETAGFVKLISDAKYGEFLGGHLIGPSVTELLPELTLAQMWELTPAELARNVHAHPTLSEALMEVAHGLEGHMINL, from the coding sequence ATGGCACAAAACTACGATGTCGTTGTCTTAGGGGCGGGTCCCGGTGGCTATGTTGCCGCCATTCGCGCCGCACAATTAGGGCTAAAGACAGCGATTATTGAAAAGCAATGGTGGGGGGGAATCTGCCTGAATGTTGGCTGCATCCCCTCCAAGGCGCTGCTCCACAATGCGGAACTGGCGCACATTGTCAAACACCGCGCCGCTGAATTTGGCTTCACCATCAGTGGTGAGGTTCAGTTTGATTACAGCGTTGCCCACAAGCGCAGCCGCAGCACATCGGATCGCTTGGTGAAGGGCGTCAAATCCCTGATGAAGAAGAATAAAATCGATACCTATGAAGGGTGGGGATCGTTCACTTCGGCAACGACGCTGGAGGTTGATTTAGGTGGTGGCAAGAGGGAAACGCTGAACGCAAAAAATGTCATTCTCGCCACCGGCAGCGAAGTGCGGATGCTCCCCAACACCAAAGTAACCGAACGGGTCAAAACCTACCTTGAGGTGATTCTCTCCGAGACGCTCCCCAAGAGCATCATCATTGCCGGCGCGGGTGCAATTGGCATGGAGTTCGCCTATGTCATGCACAATTACGGCGTTCAGGTCACCGTCGTGGAGTTCATGCCCAACGTTCTCCCCTTAGAGGATGAGGAAGTCTCCAAAGAGATGGAGCGCCAATACAAGAAGATGGGCGTCAGCCTGCTCACCGGAACGCGGGTGGATAAGATTGACGAGGACAAAGACGGCGTGACTGTCACCGTCACCCGTGATGGCAAGGTGGAGACGCTCCGCGCTGAATGGGTCTTACAAGCATTAGGCTGGCGTCCGCGCACGGAAGGCTATGGGCTGGAAAAAACGGGCGTCAAACTGACCGAACGCGGGTGGATCGATGTCGATGATCACCTCCGTACCAATGTCCCCGGCGTCTACGCCATTGGCGATATTACGGCGAAGTTGGCGCTGGCACATGTTGCTAGTGCGCAGGGAATCATTGCCGCCGAGACGATTGCTGGCGTCGAAACGATGCCGCTCAATTACATCATGATGCCGCGCTGCACCTACTGTCAGCCACAGGTTGCCAGTTTTGGCTATACGGAAAAGCAGGCGAGGGAAAAAGGCTACGAGATCAAGGTCGCCAAATTCCCCTGGCAGGCGAACGGCAAGGCGTTGGGCATGGGCGAAACAGCCGGCTTTGTCAAGCTGATCAGCGATGCCAAGTATGGCGAGTTTCTCGGCGGACACCTGATTGGACCCAGCGTCACCGAACTGCTCCCAGAGTTAACCCTTGCCCAAATGTGGGAACTGACTCCCGCAGAGCTTGCCCGCAATGTCCATGCTCACCCCACGCTAAGCGAAGCGCTTATGGAAGTGGCGCACGGACTCGAAGGGCATATGATCAACCTGTAA